One window from the genome of Indicator indicator isolate 239-I01 chromosome 6, UM_Iind_1.1, whole genome shotgun sequence encodes:
- the ADNP2 gene encoding activity-dependent neuroprotector homeobox protein 2 isoform X1 codes for MFQIPVQNLDNIRKARKKVKGILVDLGLDSCRELLQSLSSFDPGEEHFCNTSWSDVSPWESVGKRKRYRTKPYCCSLCKFSSKLLTSFRNHLHRYHEDEMDQEQVVPCPKCAFASDPKVVGKHIRMFHSSKRIQNYTVSILDGMQQVCSDTINFTCLKCHFTDTLYYNMKKHVLMSHFQSLISSYFGQKAEDSGEDAAEHYCKKCNASASSQDSLMYHVLTAETHRDLENKLRSVISEHIKKPGLVKQMHIAPKPLQAVAAASLAATGPPTAPAGSVPAPACIQLSFPQSNPSQSVVQPNSVRPLPVPSASGSLPHTTSAPAAPSHVALVSSNLPAGQTSIGIQPSPPQPILVSHSLPLSQPLGAGALPLNPSVGAVSRTVAPAVLPLSQPVRPGLFPVSQPLGPINGPVVAGTLPMTQPVSPVNPPGAPGVLSVNSPGAPGVLSVNPPVAPGVLSVNPPVASGVLSVNQSLGSVSRPLGPRVVPAGQSVAPGVLQLGQAVGSGVVPVRQPVRPGFLQLNQPVAPAVIPVPQPVPPAASQGTAFLTTGSILRQLIPTGKQVNGIPTYTLAPLSVTLPVPAGGGLATVTPPQVPIQLMQPGPVAQLSQSPAGAPSPPVVLAPHNISLQGSPPGPESSQAVRQAKQWKTCPVCNELFPSNVYQVHMEVAHRQGEVKAEGTLEPEKLAACAPFLRWMTEKTVRCFSCQCFLCEEELMRHLLMHGLACLFCTVTFHDLKSFVEHNKATHNGKKQLHADYSNRGFQLGKDAQGDLVFPHFDFSTLLPKEDIDREVHLAVLAGLTSRTLIPLYIKVKPQTEEARTRYSKVSTCPFCFSTFVREENYQRHLKERHHIMPTVHTILKTPAFKCIHCCGVYTGNMTLTAIAVHLLRCRSAPKSSVRMERKELLLINGEKQDAVMLKRKQLDSCFVAEDQRSKEQLSLGSAAEEATAGIAPFKRQKVGSRAEVKKLPGDDLRFLAVDPKEYDHNSYEAQKQFLIDYFHKRPYPSKKEMELLSLLLCAWKIDVASFFGRKRNVCLKAINRQRPSVLLGFSMSELKNIKHRLSIRDDPVEI; via the coding sequence AGGTACAGAACAAAGCCCtactgctgcagtttgtgcAAGTTCTCCTCCAAACTGCTCACCTCCTTCAGGAACCACTTGCACCGTTACCATGAGGATGAAATGGACCAGGAGCAGGTGGTTCCCTGCCCAAAGTGTGCATTTGCTTCTGACCCCAAAGTAGTGGGGAAGCACATCCGGATGTTCCACTCCAGCAAGAGGATCCAGAACTACACAGTCAGCATCCTGGATGGCATGCAGCAGGTGTGCAGCGACACCATAAACTTCACCTGCCTGAAATGTCACTTCACAGACACTCTGTACTACAACATGAAGAAGCATGTGCTGATGAGCCACTTCCAGAGCCTGATCAGTTCCTACTTTGGCCAGAAGGCTGAGGACAGCGGTGAGGACGCTGCCGAGCACTACTGCAAGAAGTGCAAcgcctctgccagcagccaggactCCCTCATGTACCATGTCCTGACTGCAGAGACGCACCGAGACCTGGAGAACAAGCTCAGGTCTGTCATCTCGGAGCACATCAAGAAGCCAGGGCTGGTCAAGCAGATGCACATCGCCCCAAAGCCTCTGCAGGCCgtggcagcagcatctctggcAGCCACGGGgccccccacagccccagcaggtTCCGTTCCGGCGCCTGCCTGCATCCAGCTCAGCTTCCCACAGAGCAACCCCAGCCAGAGCGTGGTGCAGCCAAACTCAGTCAGGCCACTGCCTGTCCCAAGTGCCTCTGGTAGCCTTCCACATACCACCTCTGCCCCGGCTGCCCCCTCTCACGTCGCTCTTGTCTCCAGCAACCTTCCTGCAGGCCAGACCAGCATCGGCATCCAGCCCTCGCCGCCCCAGCCCATCCTCGtttcccacagcctgcccctcaGCCAGCCCCTGGGGGCTGGAGCTCTTCCTCTGAACCCCTCTGTTGGGGCTGTCAGCAGAACTGTGGCCCCTGCAGTGTTGCCTCTCAGCCAGCCCGTCAGGCCTGGGCTCTTCCCTGTCAGTCAGCCTCTTGGCCCCATCAATGGTCCTGTCGTGGCTGGGACGCTGCCCATGACCCAGCCTGTCAGCCCTGTCAACCCCCCAGGGGCTCCAGGGGTGCTGTCTGTGAACTCCCCAGGGGCTCCAGGGGTGCTCTCTGTGAACCCCCCAGTGGCTCCAGGGGTGCTCTCTGTGAACCCCCCAGTGGCTTCAGGGGTGCTCTCTGTGAACCAGTCTCTTGGTTCTGTGAGCAGACCCCTGGGCCCCAGGGTGGTGCCTGCAGGGCAGTCGGTGGCGCCgggggtcctgcagctgggccaggCAGTGGGCTCGGGGGTGGTGCCCGTCAGGCAGCCTGTCAGGCCGGGGTTCCTGCAGCTCAACCAGCCAGTGGCGCCGGCAGTCATCCCAGTGCCCCAGCCGGTGCCGCCTGCAGCCTCGCAGGGCACAGCCTTCCTGAccactggctccatcctccggCAGCTGATCCCCACGGGCAAGCAGGTCAATGGGATCCCCACCTACACCCTGGCCCCGCTCTCGGTGACCCTGCCTGTACCTGCGGGGGGTGGACTGGCAACGGTGACGCCCCCACAGGTGCCCATCCAGCTGATGCAGCCTGGGCCGGTGGCTCAGCTGTCCCAGTCCCCAGCCGGCGCCCCCTCCCCTCCCGTGGTGCTGGCTCCCCATAACATCTCCCTGCAGGGCTCTCCCCCCGGGCccgagagcagccaggctgtcaGGCAGGCCAAGCAGTGGAAGACCTGCCCGGTATGCAATGAGCTGTTCCCATCCAACGTCTACCAGGTGCACATGGAGGTGGCCCACAGGCAGGGGGAGGTGAAGGCGGAGGGGACCCTGGAGCCCGAGAAGCTGGCGGCCTGCGCGCCCTTCCTGCGCTGGATGACGGAGAAGACGGTGAGGTGCTTCTCCTGCCAGTGCTTCCTCTGCGAGGAGGAGCTGATGAGGCACCTCCTGATGCACGGCCTGGCTTGCTTGTTTTGCACAGTCACTTTCCACGACTTGAAGAGCTTCGTGGAGCACAACAAAGCCACCCACAACGGGAAAAAGCAGCTCCACGCGGACTACAGCAACAGAGGCttccagctggggaaggacGCTCAGGGGGACCTTGTGTTCCCACACTTCGATTTCAGTAccctgctgcccaaggaggacattgacaGGGAGGTGCACCTGGCGGTGCTCGCTGGGCTTACGTCCAGGACGCTCATCCCTCTCTACATCAAGGTGAAGCCCCAGACAGAGGAGGCGAGGACTAGGTACAGCAAGGTGTCGACCTGTCCCTTTTGCTTCAGCACCTTCGTCAGGGAAGAGAACTACCAGCGGCATCTGAAGGAGCGGCACCACATCATGCCCACGGTGCACACCATCCTCAAGACCCCTGCCTTCAAGTGCATCCACTGCTGTGGTGTCTACACTGGAAACATGACCCTGACGGCCATTGCTGTGCACCTGCTGCGCTGCCGCAGCGCCCCCAAGAGCAGTGTGAGGATGgagaggaaggagctgctgctcattAATGGCGAGAAGCaggatgctgtgatgctgaagAGGAAGCAGCTGGACTCCTGCTTTGTTGCAGAAGACCAAAggagcaaggagcagctgagcctcGGTAGTGCTGCAGAGGAGGCGACTGCAGGGATTGCACCTTTCAAACGCCAGAAGGTTGGCAGCAGGGCGGAGGTGAAGAAGCTCCCTGGTGATGACCTTCGCTTCCTGGCAGTGGACCCTAAGGAGTACGACCACAACTCCTACGAGGCTCAGAAACAGTTCTTGATAGACTACTTCCACAAGAGGCCATACCCTTCCaagaaggagatggagctgctctccttgctgctgtgtgcctggaAGATCGACGTGGCCTCCTTCTTCGGCAGGAAGAGGAACGTCTGCCTGAAGGCCATCAACAGGCAGAGGccatctgtgctgctgggcttcaGCATGTCTGAGCTGAAGAACATCAAGCACAGGCTGAGCATCAGAGATGACCCCGTGGAGATCTGA
- the ADNP2 gene encoding activity-dependent neuroprotector homeobox protein 2 isoform X2: MFQIPVQNLDNIRKARKKVKGILVDLGLDSCRELLQSLSSFDPGEEHFCNTSWSDVSPWESVGKRKRYRTKPYCCSLCKFSSKLLTSFRNHLHRYHEDEMDQEQVVPCPKCAFASDPKVVGKHIRMFHSSKRIQNYTVSILDGMQQVCSDTINFTCLKCHFTDTLYYNMKKHVLMSHFQSLISSYFGQKAEDSGEDAAEHYCKKCNASASSQDSLMYHVLTAETHRDLENKLRSVISEHIKKPGLVKQMHIAPKPLQAVAAASLAATGPPTAPAGSVPAPACIQLSFPQSNPSQSVVQPNSVRPLPVPSASGSLPHTTSAPAAPSHVALVSSNLPAGQTSIGIQPSPPQPILVSHSLPLSQPLGAGALPLNPSVGAVSRTVAPAVLPLSQPVRPGLFPVSQPLGPINGPVVAGTLPMTQPVSPVNPPVASGVLSVNQSLGSVSRPLGPRVVPAGQSVAPGVLQLGQAVGSGVVPVRQPVRPGFLQLNQPVAPAVIPVPQPVPPAASQGTAFLTTGSILRQLIPTGKQVNGIPTYTLAPLSVTLPVPAGGGLATVTPPQVPIQLMQPGPVAQLSQSPAGAPSPPVVLAPHNISLQGSPPGPESSQAVRQAKQWKTCPVCNELFPSNVYQVHMEVAHRQGEVKAEGTLEPEKLAACAPFLRWMTEKTVRCFSCQCFLCEEELMRHLLMHGLACLFCTVTFHDLKSFVEHNKATHNGKKQLHADYSNRGFQLGKDAQGDLVFPHFDFSTLLPKEDIDREVHLAVLAGLTSRTLIPLYIKVKPQTEEARTRYSKVSTCPFCFSTFVREENYQRHLKERHHIMPTVHTILKTPAFKCIHCCGVYTGNMTLTAIAVHLLRCRSAPKSSVRMERKELLLINGEKQDAVMLKRKQLDSCFVAEDQRSKEQLSLGSAAEEATAGIAPFKRQKVGSRAEVKKLPGDDLRFLAVDPKEYDHNSYEAQKQFLIDYFHKRPYPSKKEMELLSLLLCAWKIDVASFFGRKRNVCLKAINRQRPSVLLGFSMSELKNIKHRLSIRDDPVEI, encoded by the exons AGGTACAGAACAAAGCCCtactgctgcagtttgtgcAAGTTCTCCTCCAAACTGCTCACCTCCTTCAGGAACCACTTGCACCGTTACCATGAGGATGAAATGGACCAGGAGCAGGTGGTTCCCTGCCCAAAGTGTGCATTTGCTTCTGACCCCAAAGTAGTGGGGAAGCACATCCGGATGTTCCACTCCAGCAAGAGGATCCAGAACTACACAGTCAGCATCCTGGATGGCATGCAGCAGGTGTGCAGCGACACCATAAACTTCACCTGCCTGAAATGTCACTTCACAGACACTCTGTACTACAACATGAAGAAGCATGTGCTGATGAGCCACTTCCAGAGCCTGATCAGTTCCTACTTTGGCCAGAAGGCTGAGGACAGCGGTGAGGACGCTGCCGAGCACTACTGCAAGAAGTGCAAcgcctctgccagcagccaggactCCCTCATGTACCATGTCCTGACTGCAGAGACGCACCGAGACCTGGAGAACAAGCTCAGGTCTGTCATCTCGGAGCACATCAAGAAGCCAGGGCTGGTCAAGCAGATGCACATCGCCCCAAAGCCTCTGCAGGCCgtggcagcagcatctctggcAGCCACGGGgccccccacagccccagcaggtTCCGTTCCGGCGCCTGCCTGCATCCAGCTCAGCTTCCCACAGAGCAACCCCAGCCAGAGCGTGGTGCAGCCAAACTCAGTCAGGCCACTGCCTGTCCCAAGTGCCTCTGGTAGCCTTCCACATACCACCTCTGCCCCGGCTGCCCCCTCTCACGTCGCTCTTGTCTCCAGCAACCTTCCTGCAGGCCAGACCAGCATCGGCATCCAGCCCTCGCCGCCCCAGCCCATCCTCGtttcccacagcctgcccctcaGCCAGCCCCTGGGGGCTGGAGCTCTTCCTCTGAACCCCTCTGTTGGGGCTGTCAGCAGAACTGTGGCCCCTGCAGTGTTGCCTCTCAGCCAGCCCGTCAGGCCTGGGCTCTTCCCTGTCAGTCAGCCTCTTGGCCCCATCAATGGTCCTGTCGTGGCTGGGACGCTGCCCATGACCCAGCCTGTCAGCC CTGTGAACCCCCCAGTGGCTTCAGGGGTGCTCTCTGTGAACCAGTCTCTTGGTTCTGTGAGCAGACCCCTGGGCCCCAGGGTGGTGCCTGCAGGGCAGTCGGTGGCGCCgggggtcctgcagctgggccaggCAGTGGGCTCGGGGGTGGTGCCCGTCAGGCAGCCTGTCAGGCCGGGGTTCCTGCAGCTCAACCAGCCAGTGGCGCCGGCAGTCATCCCAGTGCCCCAGCCGGTGCCGCCTGCAGCCTCGCAGGGCACAGCCTTCCTGAccactggctccatcctccggCAGCTGATCCCCACGGGCAAGCAGGTCAATGGGATCCCCACCTACACCCTGGCCCCGCTCTCGGTGACCCTGCCTGTACCTGCGGGGGGTGGACTGGCAACGGTGACGCCCCCACAGGTGCCCATCCAGCTGATGCAGCCTGGGCCGGTGGCTCAGCTGTCCCAGTCCCCAGCCGGCGCCCCCTCCCCTCCCGTGGTGCTGGCTCCCCATAACATCTCCCTGCAGGGCTCTCCCCCCGGGCccgagagcagccaggctgtcaGGCAGGCCAAGCAGTGGAAGACCTGCCCGGTATGCAATGAGCTGTTCCCATCCAACGTCTACCAGGTGCACATGGAGGTGGCCCACAGGCAGGGGGAGGTGAAGGCGGAGGGGACCCTGGAGCCCGAGAAGCTGGCGGCCTGCGCGCCCTTCCTGCGCTGGATGACGGAGAAGACGGTGAGGTGCTTCTCCTGCCAGTGCTTCCTCTGCGAGGAGGAGCTGATGAGGCACCTCCTGATGCACGGCCTGGCTTGCTTGTTTTGCACAGTCACTTTCCACGACTTGAAGAGCTTCGTGGAGCACAACAAAGCCACCCACAACGGGAAAAAGCAGCTCCACGCGGACTACAGCAACAGAGGCttccagctggggaaggacGCTCAGGGGGACCTTGTGTTCCCACACTTCGATTTCAGTAccctgctgcccaaggaggacattgacaGGGAGGTGCACCTGGCGGTGCTCGCTGGGCTTACGTCCAGGACGCTCATCCCTCTCTACATCAAGGTGAAGCCCCAGACAGAGGAGGCGAGGACTAGGTACAGCAAGGTGTCGACCTGTCCCTTTTGCTTCAGCACCTTCGTCAGGGAAGAGAACTACCAGCGGCATCTGAAGGAGCGGCACCACATCATGCCCACGGTGCACACCATCCTCAAGACCCCTGCCTTCAAGTGCATCCACTGCTGTGGTGTCTACACTGGAAACATGACCCTGACGGCCATTGCTGTGCACCTGCTGCGCTGCCGCAGCGCCCCCAAGAGCAGTGTGAGGATGgagaggaaggagctgctgctcattAATGGCGAGAAGCaggatgctgtgatgctgaagAGGAAGCAGCTGGACTCCTGCTTTGTTGCAGAAGACCAAAggagcaaggagcagctgagcctcGGTAGTGCTGCAGAGGAGGCGACTGCAGGGATTGCACCTTTCAAACGCCAGAAGGTTGGCAGCAGGGCGGAGGTGAAGAAGCTCCCTGGTGATGACCTTCGCTTCCTGGCAGTGGACCCTAAGGAGTACGACCACAACTCCTACGAGGCTCAGAAACAGTTCTTGATAGACTACTTCCACAAGAGGCCATACCCTTCCaagaaggagatggagctgctctccttgctgctgtgtgcctggaAGATCGACGTGGCCTCCTTCTTCGGCAGGAAGAGGAACGTCTGCCTGAAGGCCATCAACAGGCAGAGGccatctgtgctgctgggcttcaGCATGTCTGAGCTGAAGAACATCAAGCACAGGCTGAGCATCAGAGATGACCCCGTGGAGATCTGA